A stretch of Desulfobacter hydrogenophilus DNA encodes these proteins:
- a CDS encoding branched-chain amino acid ABC transporter substrate-binding protein, translating into MKQTALLSMFLFIFCCFAGGAQAENTLKIGVQAPITGKYANEGQGIDQAVRLLAEQINAKGGVLGKQIEVVSCDDEGTAMKAAICAKNLVNKGVKMVIGSYTSTCAEAAQATYYRAGVLQTTDGTSDSLTEHGYWTFFRNSFPNSAEGNFAAKYLVKEKKYQRIAILSDFSSYADGLGTAVEKAVKNLNGNIIYRGKIKSGAQNFTPVITQIKSKKPDVLFFSGYFSDGGLIRSQMVGLGLKADFVGGDSNDNPDFLKLAGKSAQGAYIINVPTPELLPYDLAKDFLKAYKAKYNMTPPSIWTLLNVDGMRAFIHAMEQNNSFDTKQASEFLHQMKDYPGITGPISFAKDGNRIGSGYMAYRIEADGSYKIVFK; encoded by the coding sequence ATGAAACAAACAGCTTTGCTATCAATGTTCTTATTCATCTTTTGTTGTTTTGCAGGAGGTGCTCAGGCAGAAAATACGTTGAAAATCGGTGTTCAGGCACCAATCACAGGTAAGTATGCCAATGAAGGCCAGGGAATTGATCAGGCGGTGCGTCTGCTTGCAGAGCAGATCAACGCTAAAGGCGGTGTTCTTGGAAAACAGATCGAGGTTGTCAGCTGTGATGATGAAGGCACCGCAATGAAAGCAGCCATCTGTGCTAAAAATTTGGTAAACAAAGGTGTAAAGATGGTTATCGGATCCTACACCTCAACCTGTGCAGAAGCGGCCCAGGCAACCTACTACCGTGCAGGTGTGCTGCAAACCACCGATGGAACCAGTGACTCTTTGACTGAGCACGGCTACTGGACCTTTTTCAGAAACTCCTTCCCCAACAGTGCAGAAGGCAATTTTGCTGCAAAATATCTTGTTAAAGAAAAAAAATATCAACGAATTGCCATTCTTTCCGATTTTTCCAGCTATGCTGACGGCCTGGGAACGGCAGTTGAAAAAGCGGTTAAAAACCTTAACGGCAACATTATCTACAGAGGCAAGATTAAATCCGGCGCCCAGAATTTTACGCCTGTTATTACCCAGATCAAATCCAAAAAGCCTGATGTACTGTTTTTCTCCGGTTATTTCAGTGATGGCGGCTTGATCCGTTCACAGATGGTCGGGTTGGGTCTGAAGGCTGATTTTGTTGGCGGCGATTCCAATGATAACCCCGATTTCTTAAAACTTGCCGGGAAAAGTGCACAAGGCGCTTATATCATTAACGTACCAACGCCTGAATTGCTTCCCTATGACCTTGCCAAGGATTTTCTTAAAGCCTATAAAGCTAAATATAACATGACGCCGCCTTCCATCTGGACTCTGCTTAATGTTGACGGCATGCGCGCATTTATTCACGCCATGGAACAGAATAACAGCTTTGATACCAAACAAGCATCTGAATTTCTCCATCAGATGAAAGACTATCCCGGTATCACCGGCCCTATCTCTTTTGCCAAAGACGGCAACAGAATCGGCTCCGGTTACATGGCTTATCGTATAGAAGCAGACGGTAGCTACAAAATCGTCTTTAAATAA
- the gspF gene encoding type II secretion system inner membrane protein GspF: MAVFEYNGLSASGKKKSGIIDAETPEAAQDDLKQKGIFPTSILRIESGAGHVKTKKGTPGEKTFNLPPLFSSVKSSEITMITRQLATLLAAGFPLLKALATLVPQARTKAFKRVLSRVKDAIEEGNSFADALGAHPQVFSAVYINMVKAGEASGTLEVVLERLADFSEKREDTKKKIQASLAYPVLMAVIGFLVLVFLLTFIVPNITKIFTDMNHELPMPTQILLGISSIVKAWWWLIIPAPFFGLLCLYGIRRTDKGGRVIDQIILSLPVSGGLTRQLIASRFSRTLGSLLDNGVPLLTALGITKTISGNRVIAELIEKSAQAVEQGGSLGSVLEKNSAFPDLAAQMIKVGEKSGEMEKMLEKSAELFERNVQTAITAATSIIEPLIILIMGVVIGFIILAVCLPIFEINQLIG, encoded by the coding sequence ATGGCCGTTTTCGAATATAACGGGCTGAGTGCTTCCGGCAAAAAAAAATCAGGCATTATAGATGCTGAAACTCCTGAGGCAGCCCAGGATGATTTGAAACAAAAAGGCATTTTCCCCACCTCAATCCTTCGAATTGAATCAGGGGCAGGCCACGTTAAAACAAAAAAAGGGACACCCGGGGAAAAGACATTTAACCTGCCGCCCCTTTTCTCTTCCGTAAAATCTTCCGAAATCACCATGATCACACGCCAGCTGGCCACGCTTCTGGCCGCAGGCTTTCCCTTGCTCAAAGCCCTTGCCACCCTGGTGCCCCAGGCTAGGACCAAGGCGTTTAAGCGGGTCCTGTCCAGGGTCAAGGACGCCATTGAAGAAGGAAACAGCTTTGCCGACGCTTTAGGCGCCCACCCCCAGGTCTTTTCTGCGGTATACATCAACATGGTCAAGGCCGGGGAGGCCTCGGGCACCTTAGAGGTTGTGCTGGAACGGCTGGCCGATTTCAGCGAAAAAAGAGAGGACACAAAGAAGAAAATTCAAGCGTCCCTTGCCTATCCCGTGCTCATGGCGGTCATTGGCTTTCTTGTACTTGTGTTTCTTTTGACCTTTATTGTCCCCAATATCACAAAAATATTTACAGATATGAACCATGAGCTGCCCATGCCCACCCAAATTCTTCTTGGTATCAGCAGCATAGTAAAAGCGTGGTGGTGGCTGATCATTCCCGCACCGTTTTTTGGCCTTTTGTGCCTGTACGGTATCCGCAGAACAGACAAAGGGGGGCGTGTTATAGACCAGATCATTTTATCCCTGCCGGTTTCCGGCGGCCTGACCAGACAGCTCATTGCATCCCGGTTTTCCAGGACATTAGGGTCTTTGCTTGACAACGGGGTGCCGCTTTTAACAGCCCTGGGCATTACCAAAACCATTTCCGGCAACCGGGTGATTGCCGAACTGATCGAAAAGTCCGCCCAGGCAGTGGAACAAGGCGGCAGTCTGGGTTCTGTTCTGGAAAAAAATTCAGCCTTTCCGGACCTTGCAGCCCAGATGATCAAGGTGGGAGAAAAAAGCGGTGAAATGGAAAAGATGCTGGAAAAATCAGCAGAACTGTTTGAACGAAATGTTCAGACTGCCATTACAGCCGCTACCTCAATCATCGAACCTTTGATCATTCTTATCATGGGCGTGGTCATCGGATTTATCATCCTTGCGGTTTGTTTGCCAATATTTGAAATTAACCAGTTAATAGGATAG
- a CDS encoding J domain-containing protein: MDKQSGFDILGLVPSATRTDARTAFRQLAKTWHPDKFAKDPLKVKKAEEKMKQVNEAFHFLLPLLPDTIVEPGVGQNPSTSSQGCASIHCSGKRFQGFFSSLVAGLTKRCKGKKKAKVQGAGRFGQTHKSGAHCRADTVDRTRKTPFETVFQNAVNHNPAGTKPRGYQKNRPPGCCANYRKYFNSVTGRPGNMGHIKNRGVGPVEKISPIAPVSSVKEH; this comes from the coding sequence ATGGATAAACAAAGCGGGTTCGATATTTTAGGCCTTGTACCGTCTGCCACCCGTACAGATGCCCGAACAGCCTTTCGCCAGCTTGCCAAAACCTGGCATCCGGACAAGTTTGCAAAGGATCCGTTGAAGGTAAAGAAAGCAGAAGAAAAAATGAAACAGGTTAATGAAGCCTTTCATTTTCTGTTGCCTTTGCTGCCGGATACCATTGTCGAGCCGGGCGTCGGGCAAAACCCTTCGACTTCTAGCCAGGGTTGCGCCTCAATCCATTGCAGCGGGAAAAGGTTCCAGGGCTTTTTTTCGTCCCTGGTCGCCGGCTTAACAAAACGCTGTAAAGGGAAAAAAAAGGCAAAAGTCCAAGGCGCAGGCCGCTTTGGTCAAACACACAAGTCCGGGGCGCATTGCCGGGCAGATACAGTCGATAGGACGAGGAAAACACCGTTTGAGACAGTGTTTCAAAATGCGGTTAATCATAACCCGGCAGGTACGAAACCCCGGGGTTACCAAAAAAACAGGCCCCCCGGCTGCTGTGCCAACTATAGAAAGTACTTTAATTCAGTCACTGGGCGCCCTGGAAACATGGGTCACATAAAAAACAGAGGCGTGGGACCTGTGGAGAAAATTAGTCCCATTGCTCCGGTATCATCGGTGAAAGAGCATTGA
- a CDS encoding branched-chain amino acid ABC transporter permease: protein MKHSDYYGYALFFLALVILPSFLDSRWQAVATTFIIFTIVALSQDVVLGKSGMFNMGQALFFGLGAYTSAICNTKLGMPLLASVPLAIIIPAFFGIILAGPIIHLRGDYLLVVTIGFNIVFVQALQNNLLGLTGGPNGIFGIDTLQIPGVDSGSQAAVYYICLAALVMVLMMLKNLETSKAGRALHYFREDPLAAESIGINTRAYKIFAFALGAGIAGLAGTLYANQYSAVSPEAFDFVQSVLFFSIVIVGGSSVPGIVLGVFVMFVLPEIFRDFATWRYFIFGFAMIFTMILRPCGIWPATYGKVPAYILKGKQHGKK from the coding sequence ATGAAACATTCTGATTATTACGGATATGCCTTGTTTTTTCTTGCTCTTGTCATTCTTCCTTCTTTTCTTGATTCAAGGTGGCAGGCCGTTGCCACAACCTTTATCATTTTTACCATCGTTGCACTCAGCCAGGATGTGGTTTTGGGAAAAAGCGGAATGTTCAATATGGGACAGGCTCTTTTTTTCGGACTTGGTGCCTATACGTCGGCCATCTGTAACACAAAATTAGGTATGCCCCTTCTGGCAAGCGTGCCTTTGGCAATCATTATACCTGCTTTTTTCGGCATTATTCTTGCCGGCCCCATTATCCATCTGCGGGGCGACTATCTTCTGGTGGTCACCATTGGTTTTAACATCGTTTTTGTCCAGGCGTTGCAGAATAATCTGCTCGGGCTGACCGGTGGACCCAACGGAATTTTCGGCATTGATACCTTACAGATTCCAGGCGTTGATTCCGGAAGCCAGGCGGCTGTTTACTATATTTGTCTTGCTGCGCTGGTCATGGTGCTCATGATGCTAAAAAATCTGGAGACAAGCAAAGCAGGCCGGGCTCTGCACTATTTCAGGGAAGATCCGCTTGCAGCCGAGAGCATCGGTATCAATACCCGGGCCTATAAAATTTTTGCATTTGCCCTTGGCGCCGGGATAGCCGGCCTTGCAGGCACTTTATATGCCAATCAGTATTCTGCAGTGAGTCCCGAGGCCTTTGACTTTGTTCAGTCTGTGCTTTTTTTCAGTATTGTGATCGTTGGCGGGTCTTCAGTGCCGGGTATTGTTTTAGGTGTCTTTGTCATGTTTGTACTGCCTGAAATTTTTCGTGATTTTGCTACATGGCGTTATTTCATTTTCGGTTTTGCCATGATTTTCACCATGATTTTAAGGCCTTGCGGTATATGGCCCGCAACTTACGGCAAAGTGCCCGCCTATATCCTTAAAGGGAAACAACATGGCAAAAAATGA
- a CDS encoding branched-chain amino acid ABC transporter permease, with translation MDIFFQQLVNGLTIGAMFALIALGYTMVYGVMKLINFAHGDMVAGAAFVGLTIYTHIMGEAASLLAVIAIFLLTAAVVAFLGILLERAAYRPLRNAPRLSAVVSALGASLIIQNGIMLVWGPQMRIFPELIPQVSWEFGGVIVSLIQFLIMGVSLLLMVALYLFIEKTRMGAAIRAASIDQDAARLMGINVDRIIAVIFIIGASLGAVGGLFIGLYYRGITFNMGWQYGLYAFVAAIMGGIGNIPGAMLGGIILGLFNAFIAGYVSSTWADAFTFILLIVILIVRPTGILGERVAEKV, from the coding sequence ATGGATATTTTTTTTCAACAGCTTGTCAATGGACTTACCATCGGTGCAATGTTTGCCCTGATTGCTCTGGGCTATACCATGGTCTACGGGGTGATGAAACTTATTAATTTTGCCCACGGAGATATGGTTGCAGGTGCTGCCTTTGTCGGCTTGACCATCTACACCCATATCATGGGTGAGGCGGCTTCCCTGCTTGCGGTCATCGCTATTTTCCTTCTGACGGCTGCTGTAGTGGCTTTTTTGGGAATTCTCTTAGAAAGGGCAGCTTACCGGCCCTTGCGAAATGCGCCTCGTCTTTCTGCCGTGGTAAGTGCTCTTGGTGCAAGTCTGATCATTCAAAACGGTATTATGCTGGTATGGGGCCCCCAGATGCGAATTTTCCCGGAACTTATTCCCCAGGTCTCCTGGGAATTTGGAGGGGTTATCGTGAGCCTTATCCAATTTCTCATCATGGGCGTATCACTTCTGCTCATGGTTGCCCTGTACCTGTTTATCGAAAAAACACGTATGGGTGCAGCCATCAGAGCGGCATCCATTGACCAGGATGCTGCACGCCTCATGGGAATCAATGTTGACCGGATCATTGCCGTCATCTTTATAATCGGTGCGTCACTTGGTGCCGTAGGCGGACTTTTTATTGGTCTGTACTATCGCGGCATTACCTTTAATATGGGGTGGCAGTATGGGCTCTATGCATTTGTCGCCGCCATTATGGGAGGAATCGGCAACATTCCCGGCGCTATGCTTGGCGGTATTATTTTAGGCCTTTTTAATGCCTTTATTGCCGGCTATGTCTCAAGTACCTGGGCCGATGCTTTTACCTTTATCCTCTTGATAGTTATTCTTATTGTACGCCCGACAGGCATTCTTGGCGAGCGGGTAGCGGAGAAGGTATGA
- a CDS encoding ARMT1-like domain-containing protein, whose amino-acid sequence MPSCEAESKPINITPDQNAWFTAFFLENHIDPFAYPTKVGSREQMEFMVYSENDERFYPCSDTMFAAIMSRKRPRFLCNRYREVLDRIFVLIKEFIDSEEDRAFLSSLIQIKYDNEIQSRLLIPSRLEKRLYKIFLSRTHIEDPYESQKKKENARAYRFMVSESFKKALNEVNGALGKMKGLTLTQVKAKINEIEFTRRLSLLTGSALWQDEDFKVPSTSAIKTLLKTKITGNGMERLLELVNTPKSKILWLTDESRDVVADIAIAQFLANIGHVVILSVKEKPFYKKVCLNDTRTDPVLSKILDQAHFIQDKTISKNKLVQRLKQDEHLYVISDGTQEALNLSLVSTTFSRVFKEVDCVVTRGPKQKNRMIQTHFRFTRDVINICTKGNKLDIVFKPRHPDFINFSHTDLEEKANKIISEMKQAKKKNMTVMFYSGIIGSIPGKIDVAKKIMSHFINHLKNQSDNLFIINPSSYYEAGMDADDLMYMWEIVQRSGYIDIWRFQTSEDIAQSFEIMGQKVPPEWIGKDATYSTGCTKEMRIAEDVQKENPEMQLMGPAVVKFMRRNEYGVGSMYDRRLTRI is encoded by the coding sequence ATGCCATCCTGTGAAGCTGAGTCTAAACCCATCAATATAACTCCGGACCAAAATGCATGGTTTACAGCATTCTTCCTTGAAAACCATATTGATCCGTTTGCCTATCCCACAAAAGTAGGATCCCGGGAGCAGATGGAATTCATGGTCTATTCGGAAAACGACGAACGGTTCTATCCCTGCTCCGATACTATGTTTGCTGCGATTATGTCCCGGAAAAGGCCAAGATTTTTGTGTAACCGTTACCGAGAGGTGCTTGACAGAATTTTTGTCCTTATCAAAGAGTTCATTGATTCAGAAGAGGACCGCGCGTTCCTGTCCAGCTTGATACAAATAAAATATGATAATGAGATTCAAAGCCGACTGCTCATACCCTCCCGGCTTGAAAAACGCCTGTATAAAATTTTCTTAAGCCGCACCCATATAGAAGACCCCTATGAAAGCCAAAAAAAAAAAGAAAATGCCAGGGCATACAGATTCATGGTTTCCGAATCCTTTAAAAAAGCCTTAAACGAAGTTAACGGTGCCCTGGGCAAGATGAAAGGATTGACCCTTACACAGGTTAAGGCAAAGATCAATGAGATAGAATTCACACGGCGGCTCTCCCTCTTGACGGGCTCCGCCCTGTGGCAGGATGAGGATTTCAAGGTCCCCTCGACATCGGCCATAAAAACCTTGTTGAAAACAAAAATTACAGGCAACGGCATGGAACGGCTTCTTGAACTGGTGAATACGCCGAAATCAAAAATTCTGTGGCTTACCGATGAGTCCAGGGATGTGGTGGCGGACATTGCCATTGCCCAGTTCCTTGCAAACATAGGCCATGTGGTGATTCTTTCGGTCAAAGAAAAACCATTTTATAAAAAAGTCTGCCTGAACGACACCCGTACAGACCCGGTTTTATCCAAAATCCTGGACCAGGCCCATTTCATCCAAGACAAAACCATCAGTAAAAACAAGCTGGTCCAACGTCTGAAACAAGATGAACATCTGTATGTGATATCCGACGGTACCCAGGAAGCACTGAATCTATCGCTGGTCTCCACCACCTTTTCACGGGTTTTCAAGGAGGTGGACTGCGTGGTGACAAGAGGGCCGAAACAAAAAAATCGGATGATCCAGACCCATTTCAGGTTTACCAGGGATGTGATCAATATCTGCACAAAAGGCAACAAATTGGACATTGTCTTTAAGCCCAGGCACCCTGATTTTATCAATTTCAGCCACACGGACCTTGAAGAAAAGGCCAATAAAATTATTTCCGAAATGAAACAGGCCAAAAAGAAAAACATGACCGTAATGTTTTACTCGGGCATCATCGGTTCCATCCCCGGCAAAATTGATGTTGCAAAAAAAATAATGAGTCATTTTATTAACCATTTAAAAAACCAGTCCGACAATCTGTTTATCATTAATCCGTCTTCATATTATGAGGCTGGCATGGATGCCGATGATCTGATGTATATGTGGGAAATTGTTCAACGAAGCGGATACATTGATATCTGGCGGTTTCAAACCTCAGAAGACATCGCCCAAAGCTTTGAAATCATGGGACAGAAAGTACCGCCGGAATGGATCGGAAAGGATGCCACCTATTCCACCGGCTGCACCAAGGAGATGCGTATTGCCGAGGACGTCCAGAAAGAGAACCCGGAAATGCAGCTGATGGGGCCGGCTGTGGTTAAATTCATGCGCAGGAATGAATATGGGGTGGGCTCCATGTATGATCGACGCCTGACCCGTATATAA
- a CDS encoding ABC transporter ATP-binding protein, with protein MAKNDLVLENVTKKFGGLTAVDRLDMEVCQGQIYGLIGPNGAGKTTIFNCITGIHPCEEGRILWKGDDITKLPPHRIAAKGILRTFQTIRLFPQMSVAENIMSGRHVKSSQGWWHGIMHTPKSRRDERENWLKVEEQLEFFQLHEFTVQPVQSLPYGLQRRVEIARAMAAEPSLLILDEPAAGLNDKETMGLLKLVFRIREMGVTILLIEHDMDLVMQLTEKLTVINFGKKIAEGTPAQIQQNKDVIEAYLGSDDDD; from the coding sequence ATGGCAAAAAATGATCTTGTACTTGAAAACGTGACCAAAAAATTCGGCGGTTTGACTGCGGTTGACCGGCTTGATATGGAAGTTTGCCAAGGGCAGATCTACGGCCTGATCGGACCAAACGGAGCAGGTAAAACCACCATATTCAACTGCATCACCGGTATCCATCCCTGTGAGGAAGGCCGCATCCTGTGGAAAGGTGACGACATCACAAAGCTTCCTCCTCACCGGATTGCAGCAAAAGGCATTCTACGTACCTTTCAGACCATCCGGCTTTTTCCCCAGATGAGCGTTGCCGAAAACATCATGAGCGGACGCCATGTAAAAAGTTCCCAAGGGTGGTGGCACGGTATTATGCATACACCGAAATCTCGAAGAGACGAACGGGAAAATTGGCTCAAAGTTGAAGAACAACTTGAGTTTTTTCAGTTACACGAGTTTACGGTCCAACCGGTACAGTCCCTTCCCTACGGGCTGCAGCGCAGGGTTGAGATTGCCCGAGCCATGGCTGCTGAACCATCGCTTCTTATTCTTGATGAACCTGCTGCCGGTCTCAATGATAAAGAAACCATGGGGCTTTTGAAACTGGTGTTTCGCATCAGGGAAATGGGCGTTACCATTCTTCTTATAGAACACGATATGGACCTTGTAATGCAACTGACGGAAAAGCTTACCGTAATCAACTTCGGCAAAAAAATAGCCGAGGGGACCCCGGCGCAAATCCAGCAGAACAAGGATGTTATTGAAGCATATCTGGGAAGTGACGATGATGACTGA
- a CDS encoding M48 family metalloprotease: MKQIESTGMTRRDFLQGCAATAVTLAGAGLFQGCAIDPVTGQKQLMLMSRDQEISLDRQQSPFQFSSDYGVTQDNELNRYVSGVGRSMVPRVHRPDMPYNFQVVNATYINAYAFPGGSIAVTRGILLKIDNEAELASLLGHELGHVNARHTAEQQSKGQISSILLAGLSAAVETQGAGLGDWAQKLGGLGQGLFLSKYSRDNEREADALGHQYMARSGYNSKGFTGLMEMLNEMNTTKPSSTQMLFATHPMSRERLDAARDRDNGIYRDTHSLSLYRERYMDHTANLRSMKAMIVKLQDADHFLAKEQYDQAEGALMAALRLKDNDYTAQVMTAKCMLIREKNQNAAYHAGLAKQLSPQENQGHYISGLSNLALKKPMQAYNDFSACSRLLPGNPQTTFYQGYALDMAGKKQRAARAYAAYLKEIHYASNKYSQYAYKQLKAWNYVD, translated from the coding sequence ATGAAACAAATTGAAAGCACCGGAATGACCCGGCGGGACTTTTTGCAAGGCTGTGCAGCAACGGCCGTAACCCTGGCAGGGGCGGGACTGTTCCAGGGGTGCGCCATTGATCCGGTCACCGGGCAAAAGCAGTTGATGCTCATGAGCCGGGACCAGGAAATATCCCTGGATCGACAGCAGTCGCCCTTTCAATTTTCTTCGGACTACGGTGTAACCCAGGATAACGAACTGAACCGGTATGTTTCAGGCGTGGGCAGATCCATGGTGCCCCGGGTGCACCGACCCGACATGCCCTATAATTTCCAGGTGGTCAATGCCACCTATATAAATGCCTATGCGTTCCCCGGCGGCTCCATCGCCGTGACCCGGGGAATTTTACTGAAGATTGACAATGAGGCTGAGCTGGCCTCACTTCTGGGTCACGAACTGGGGCATGTCAATGCACGGCATACGGCCGAACAGCAATCCAAAGGACAGATCTCGTCCATTCTGCTGGCAGGTCTTTCAGCGGCAGTAGAGACCCAGGGTGCCGGATTGGGCGATTGGGCCCAGAAGCTTGGAGGCCTGGGGCAGGGTCTATTTCTTTCCAAATACTCCCGGGATAACGAGCGTGAGGCCGATGCCTTAGGGCACCAGTACATGGCCCGGTCCGGATACAACTCCAAAGGGTTTACCGGCCTGATGGAAATGCTCAACGAAATGAATACCACAAAGCCCAGTTCAACCCAAATGCTGTTTGCCACCCATCCCATGAGCCGGGAACGGCTGGACGCCGCAAGAGACAGGGACAATGGAATATACCGGGACACCCACTCCCTGAGCCTGTATCGCGAAAGATATATGGACCACACAGCCAATTTAAGGTCAATGAAAGCCATGATTGTCAAACTCCAGGATGCCGATCATTTTCTGGCCAAAGAGCAATATGACCAGGCCGAAGGTGCTTTGATGGCTGCTCTCAGATTAAAAGACAATGATTATACGGCCCAGGTGATGACAGCCAAATGTATGCTGATCAGGGAAAAGAATCAGAACGCTGCATACCATGCCGGCCTTGCCAAACAGCTTTCTCCCCAAGAAAACCAGGGACATTATATTTCAGGACTTTCCAATCTGGCGTTAAAAAAGCCTATGCAGGCCTATAATGATTTTTCTGCTTGCAGCAGGCTGCTGCCGGGAAATCCCCAGACAACCTTTTACCAGGGCTACGCCCTTGATATGGCCGGTAAAAAACAGCGGGCAGCCCGGGCGTATGCGGCTTATCTAAAAGAGATCCATTATGCGTCAAATAAGTACAGCCAGTATGCGTATAAGCAGCTTAAAGCATGGAATTATGTTGATTAG
- a CDS encoding helix-turn-helix domain-containing protein, with protein sequence MVKKKVSSGIPGLDRLLNGLFIGDNVVLYDDAGSLAYPFCMKFIQASHQQEKPIVYVSFDRSPKNLIQTLGPLADNPQLTILDCFTNGKGDKAEVFNKFYEKNGAQWPYQIIRVTDPWKPDTVLDAIDALHRTLSGDVRFVMESLTGMQDLWEGEDQILKFYSHSCPRLYEMDTIAYWIVEKNAHSGRLRAHINQIAQVAVDLTMTQGRSCIKILKADKRYPADLGIPVPYFCENGEIRLRKSGTKKAVILDLGQAVKAFRSHQGMSQRKLARLAGVTPSTISQIENNNVFPSLPALYRIAENLSVDVASFFRPRIPGPKDIFSSDESVRIIRSDLDKNSVEIAQLTPPDLDLPMDAFLITVLPGKRLNAHFMVHKGPELGHLVSGRLDLVLDNRAQDMSAGDTIFLGKDFPSQWVNPLTEPATLFWINMKAQ encoded by the coding sequence ATGGTTAAAAAAAAGGTGTCTTCAGGAATCCCCGGACTGGACCGGTTGCTCAACGGACTGTTTATCGGTGACAACGTGGTTTTGTATGATGATGCCGGTAGCCTGGCCTATCCTTTTTGTATGAAATTCATCCAGGCGTCCCACCAGCAGGAAAAACCCATTGTATATGTATCCTTTGACAGGTCTCCGAAAAATCTTATCCAGACCCTGGGCCCCTTGGCGGATAACCCCCAGCTGACTATTCTGGACTGCTTTACCAACGGTAAGGGTGATAAGGCCGAAGTGTTCAATAAATTTTACGAAAAAAACGGTGCCCAGTGGCCTTATCAGATTATCCGGGTGACTGATCCCTGGAAGCCGGATACGGTGCTTGACGCCATTGACGCCCTGCACCGAACTCTTTCCGGAGATGTGCGGTTTGTCATGGAAAGTCTCACGGGTATGCAGGACCTGTGGGAAGGGGAAGATCAGATCCTGAAATTCTACTCCCATTCCTGTCCCAGGCTCTATGAAATGGATACTATTGCCTATTGGATCGTTGAAAAAAACGCCCATTCGGGCCGACTCAGGGCTCATATCAATCAGATCGCCCAGGTGGCGGTGGATTTGACCATGACCCAGGGTCGATCCTGCATTAAAATTCTTAAGGCAGACAAACGCTATCCCGCCGACTTGGGCATCCCGGTTCCTTATTTTTGTGAAAACGGGGAAATCCGGCTCCGAAAATCCGGAACAAAAAAAGCTGTCATTCTGGATCTTGGCCAGGCAGTCAAGGCGTTCCGCAGCCATCAGGGAATGTCCCAGAGAAAGTTGGCCCGCCTGGCCGGGGTTACCCCTTCCACCATTTCACAGATAGAGAATAACAATGTGTTTCCGTCTTTACCGGCGCTTTACCGCATTGCCGAAAATCTGTCCGTGGACGTGGCCTCTTTTTTCAGGCCCCGGATTCCCGGTCCCAAGGACATTTTTTCCAGTGATGAATCCGTGCGCATCATCCGATCGGATCTGGATAAAAATAGTGTTGAAATCGCCCAGTTGACCCCACCGGACCTGGATTTGCCCATGGATGCCTTTTTGATAACCGTTCTTCCTGGAAAACGGCTCAACGCCCATTTTATGGTTCACAAAGGTCCTGAACTGGGACACCTGGTGTCCGGTCGCCTTGATTTGGTTTTGGATAACAGGGCGCAGGATATGTCAGCGGGGGATACCATTTTCCTGGGTAAAGATTTCCCAAGTCAGTGGGTCAATCCCCTGACAGAGCCTGCCACCTTGTTCTGGATCAATATGAAAGCTCAATAA